Proteins encoded within one genomic window of Couchioplanes caeruleus:
- a CDS encoding STAS domain-containing protein, producing the protein MSDRWVTFSRLGDAAVVRLAGEIDLANAPELTREIVRHTGRAGAVLMDLTAVSFLDSAGVRLLDTVVGDMDHAGTPIRLVVGESGPVRMTLRLCAFRDDLLATDLARAAEELRG; encoded by the coding sequence ATGAGCGACCGGTGGGTGACCTTCTCGAGGCTCGGCGACGCCGCGGTGGTCCGGCTCGCCGGCGAGATCGACCTGGCGAACGCCCCGGAGCTCACCCGGGAGATCGTCCGGCACACCGGCCGGGCCGGGGCCGTGCTGATGGACCTCACCGCCGTCTCGTTCCTGGACAGCGCGGGCGTGAGACTGCTCGACACGGTCGTCGGTGACATGGACCACGCGGGCACGCCGATCCGGCTCGTGGTGGGGGAGAGCGGGCCGGTCCGGATGACCCTCCGACTCTGCGCATTCCGGGACGATCTTCTGGCCACCGATCTCGCCCGGGCCGCGGAGGAATTGCGCGGCTAG